One Porphyromonas pogonae genomic region harbors:
- a CDS encoding Y-family DNA polymerase, producing the protein MFALIDVNNFYASCERVFDPKLIGQPIVVLSNNDGCIIARSDEAKSLDIPMGAPAFKYRDVFRKHGVHIFSANFALYADMSRRVMSILSRYSPQQEIYSIDECFLNIDGIASNLRQYGLLIKQQVEICTGLPVSVGIAPTKALAKAANRIAKKYSREVNGVHVIDTEELRIKAVKWLDIRDVWGIGRKNVERLNRIGVHKALDFTHIAESWVLKNMTITGLNLQRDLKGISSIVMEEREKRKSISTTRTFDKEYNSFEELRERIATFTALSAAKLREQHSLCLRMHVFIHTNKHKDKYLQYAQGIEIKLPFPSSSTIELIDFAISGLKEIFRDGFYYKKAGITLYDFQDVENCTPSLFFNSNPKHQRLMQTMDHINHKYHKNTLRLAVMGEKTFKMNQTNLSPAYTTNLDDVIKVKI; encoded by the coding sequence ATGTTTGCGTTGATTGACGTTAATAATTTCTATGCCTCATGTGAAAGGGTTTTCGATCCGAAGCTCATAGGGCAACCCATCGTAGTGCTTTCAAACAATGACGGATGCATCATCGCGCGCTCAGATGAAGCCAAAAGTTTGGATATTCCTATGGGAGCTCCGGCTTTTAAATATAGAGATGTATTCCGTAAGCATGGGGTACATATATTTTCAGCCAATTTTGCATTATATGCAGATATGAGCCGAAGGGTCATGAGTATTTTGTCCCGTTATAGCCCTCAACAGGAGATTTATTCTATTGATGAATGTTTTCTGAACATTGATGGTATAGCCTCCAATCTTAGACAATACGGCTTACTCATCAAGCAACAAGTAGAGATATGTACAGGATTGCCGGTATCTGTAGGAATAGCTCCTACCAAAGCGCTGGCTAAAGCAGCTAATAGAATAGCCAAGAAATACTCTCGGGAAGTCAATGGCGTGCATGTTATAGACACAGAAGAACTTAGGATAAAAGCGGTAAAATGGCTTGATATAAGGGATGTCTGGGGTATCGGGCGTAAAAATGTGGAAAGATTAAATCGTATAGGAGTACACAAAGCTCTGGACTTCACTCATATTGCAGAAAGCTGGGTTCTGAAGAATATGACTATCACAGGCCTTAATCTACAAAGAGATTTAAAAGGGATATCTTCGATCGTAATGGAAGAGCGCGAGAAAAGAAAAAGTATCTCGACTACCAGAACCTTTGATAAAGAATACAACAGTTTTGAGGAATTAAGAGAACGCATAGCGACTTTTACGGCATTATCAGCAGCCAAATTACGTGAGCAACACTCATTATGCCTTCGCATGCATGTATTTATCCATACCAATAAGCATAAAGATAAATACCTTCAATATGCACAAGGAATAGAGATAAAACTACCTTTCCCCTCTTCATCCACTATAGAGCTCATTGATTTCGCCATATCAGGGCTTAAAGAGATTTTTCGTGATGGATTTTATTATAAGAAAGCAGGGATTACTTTATATGACTTTCAGGATGTAGAGAATTGTACGCCTTCTCTATTCTTCAATTCCAACCCTAAACACCAACGTTTGATGCAGACAATGGATCATATCAATCATAAATACCATAAAAACACTCTACGCTTAGCTGTCATGGGGGAGAAAACATTCAAAATGAATCAAACCAATCTTTCACCTGCATACACCACTAATCTAGATGATGTAATCAAAGTAAAAATTTGA
- a CDS encoding ribonucleotide-diphosphate reductase subunit beta has product MSDLKKKALFNEYGDIEVNKRRLINGNTTNLNDFNNMKYSWVANWYRQAMNNFWIPEEINMSQDVKDYRELSPAEKNAYDKILSFLIFLDSIQTANLPNVGEYITANEINLCLTIQAFQEAVHSQSYSYMLDTICSPEERSAILYQWKDDEHLLKRNKFIGDIYNEFQLDKSPEQLLKTMVANYILEGVYFYSGFMFFYNLGRNGKMPGSVQEIRYINRDENTHLWLFRSMILELQKEEPQLFTPENVELYRSMIKEGAEQEIEWGEYVIGDDIEGLTKQMVSDYIKYLANLRSENLGFGQLYEGYDQEPASMNWVLQYSNANLIKTDFFEAKPSAYAKSTSIEDDL; this is encoded by the coding sequence ATGTCTGATCTTAAAAAGAAAGCCTTGTTCAATGAATATGGCGATATAGAAGTCAATAAACGGAGGCTCATCAATGGTAATACCACGAACCTCAACGATTTTAATAATATGAAGTACAGCTGGGTGGCTAACTGGTACCGCCAAGCTATGAATAACTTTTGGATTCCCGAAGAGATCAATATGAGTCAGGATGTAAAAGATTATCGTGAATTATCTCCAGCCGAGAAGAATGCTTACGATAAAATTCTTTCATTCCTGATATTCCTCGATAGCATCCAAACGGCAAATTTACCCAATGTAGGAGAATACATTACTGCAAATGAGATAAATCTTTGTCTTACCATCCAAGCCTTTCAAGAAGCAGTACACTCGCAGTCTTACAGTTATATGCTGGATACTATATGCTCGCCGGAAGAGCGATCGGCAATACTATACCAATGGAAGGATGACGAGCACTTACTCAAACGAAACAAATTTATTGGCGATATATACAACGAATTTCAGTTGGACAAAAGTCCGGAGCAATTACTCAAGACCATGGTAGCCAATTATATTCTCGAAGGAGTATACTTCTACTCCGGATTTATGTTCTTCTACAATCTGGGGCGCAATGGTAAGATGCCAGGTTCGGTACAGGAGATCCGTTACATCAATAGAGACGAAAATACTCACTTATGGCTGTTTCGCTCTATGATTTTAGAGCTTCAGAAAGAGGAACCGCAACTCTTTACTCCGGAAAATGTCGAACTCTATAGATCTATGATAAAAGAAGGTGCAGAACAAGAGATCGAATGGGGAGAATATGTTATCGGCGATGATATAGAAGGTCTCACCAAACAAATGGTTAGTGACTACATCAAGTATTTGGCCAACTTACGCTCTGAAAATTTAGGATTTGGTCAGCTATACGAAGGATATGATCAGGAACCGGCTAGCATGAACTGGGTATTGCAGTACAGCAATGCCAATCTCATCAAAACAGACTTTTTTGAAGCTAAACCTAGTGCATATGCCAAATCAACGTCTATAGAAGACGACTTATAG
- a CDS encoding DUF362 domain-containing protein — translation MAHVITNDCVACGTCIDECPVNAISEGEIYKIDPDTCIDCGACAAVCPSDAIHG, via the coding sequence ATGGCACATGTAATTACCAACGACTGCGTTGCATGCGGTACGTGTATTGACGAATGTCCTGTAAACGCAATTTCTGAAGGCGAAATCTATAAAATAGATCCTGATACTTGCATCGATTGTGGTGCTTGTGCAGCAGTTTGTCCTTCTGACGCAATTCATGGTTAG
- a CDS encoding ribonucleoside-diphosphate reductase subunit alpha yields MKILKRNQAVEEFTFEKIKSAIRRAFTACGERVSEEHIDEICRNMATELQGRQETDVETVQDIVERMLMATGYYRVAKAYILYREKRSEYRETINKFRKTIEEQEIIGLLKDVQASFPDRAYSLDFLYSKYQAFYKEDADTLEILTKAAVELITPEAPNWEFIASRLLLMQIERNIGTQEEMLHLHSFYEKIVYLSQEGLYGHYMLEHYHKHEIEELEAHQDKTRNHLLTYSSLHLVSKRYLITDTNHKLLERPQEMFMGIAMHLAIPEGNNKVFWAKKIYDILSKLQVTMATPTMSNARKPLSQLSSCFEDVMPDSLVGIYRTINNFAQVSKFGGGMGIYMGKVRAVGSDIRGFKGVAGGVLKWIKLCNDTAIAVDQLGVRQGSVAIYLDIWHKDMPEFLQIRTNNGDDRMKAHDVFPGICIPDLFWQMVKEDIDGTWYMMCPHEIESIKGYCLEDFYGESWKQRYLECVQETRISKRAIKVKDMLRLIIKSAVETGTPFIFNRDTVNLMNPNKHKGIIYCSNLCTEIAQNQKEIETKQTIVRIENGQEVVIEETVAGDFVVCNLASLVLGNINTDSQEEFREVVHTIVRALDNVIDLNFYPIPYAKITNHKMRPIGLGTSGYHHLLAQKRLHWESEQHLTFMDKVYEQINYYAIEASNLLAQEKGTYSFFEGSDWHTGDYFKLRSYTSEQWKELSSKVHTSGMRNGYLLAIAPTSSTSIIAGTTAGTDPVMNRYFLEEKKGSIIPRVAPQLSDATFWLYKTAHQIDQAWVVDAAAIRQRHLDQAQSVNLYITQDFTFRKILDLYLRAWEKGVKTLYYVRSRSLEVEECETCSA; encoded by the coding sequence ATGAAAATACTCAAGCGTAATCAAGCTGTTGAAGAATTTACCTTTGAAAAGATTAAAAGTGCCATAAGAAGAGCTTTTACTGCCTGCGGAGAAAGAGTTTCCGAGGAGCATATAGATGAAATATGTAGAAATATGGCTACAGAGCTTCAGGGACGTCAGGAAACAGATGTAGAAACAGTACAGGATATTGTAGAACGAATGCTTATGGCTACGGGATACTATAGAGTAGCCAAAGCTTATATTTTGTACAGAGAAAAGAGAAGTGAGTATAGAGAAACGATTAATAAGTTTCGTAAGACTATAGAGGAGCAAGAAATCATAGGACTTCTCAAAGACGTACAGGCTTCTTTCCCGGACAGAGCATACTCTTTGGATTTCCTTTACAGCAAGTATCAAGCATTTTATAAAGAAGATGCAGACACATTAGAAATTCTTACCAAAGCAGCAGTAGAGCTTATTACGCCAGAAGCTCCCAATTGGGAATTTATAGCGTCACGTTTGCTCTTGATGCAAATAGAGCGTAATATAGGCACACAAGAAGAAATGCTACATCTGCATAGCTTTTATGAAAAGATTGTCTATCTTTCTCAAGAAGGGCTCTACGGGCATTATATGCTCGAGCATTATCACAAGCATGAAATAGAGGAGCTGGAAGCCCATCAAGATAAAACCCGTAACCATCTACTGACATACAGTAGCCTCCATCTTGTAAGCAAGCGATATCTTATTACCGATACCAATCACAAGTTACTGGAGCGTCCTCAGGAAATGTTTATGGGTATAGCAATGCATCTTGCCATACCTGAAGGGAACAATAAAGTCTTTTGGGCTAAGAAAATATATGATATCTTAAGCAAATTACAAGTAACCATGGCAACACCTACCATGAGTAATGCACGCAAACCTCTTAGTCAGCTATCAAGTTGCTTTGAAGATGTGATGCCGGATAGCTTAGTAGGTATTTACCGCACTATCAATAACTTTGCACAAGTGTCTAAATTTGGTGGCGGTATGGGTATCTACATGGGTAAGGTAAGAGCTGTAGGCTCTGATATACGAGGGTTCAAAGGTGTTGCGGGAGGAGTACTCAAATGGATTAAACTGTGTAATGACACAGCTATAGCCGTAGACCAACTCGGGGTACGCCAAGGCTCTGTTGCCATATACCTTGATATATGGCACAAAGATATGCCCGAATTCTTACAGATCAGAACTAATAACGGTGATGATAGGATGAAAGCTCATGATGTTTTTCCCGGCATATGCATTCCTGATTTATTTTGGCAAATGGTTAAGGAAGATATTGATGGTACATGGTATATGATGTGCCCTCATGAGATAGAGAGTATCAAAGGATACTGCTTGGAAGATTTCTACGGTGAATCATGGAAACAACGTTATCTCGAATGCGTCCAGGAAACTCGTATCAGCAAAAGAGCTATTAAGGTAAAAGATATGCTACGCCTTATCATTAAATCTGCTGTAGAGACAGGTACTCCTTTTATCTTCAATAGGGACACGGTAAACCTTATGAATCCGAATAAACATAAGGGTATTATCTACTGCTCTAACTTATGTACTGAGATTGCTCAAAATCAAAAAGAGATAGAAACTAAGCAGACCATAGTGCGTATTGAAAACGGACAAGAGGTAGTAATAGAGGAGACAGTAGCAGGCGACTTCGTGGTGTGTAATCTGGCCTCTCTTGTATTAGGTAATATCAATACTGATAGCCAAGAAGAATTCCGAGAGGTAGTACATACTATAGTAAGAGCTCTGGACAATGTTATCGACCTCAACTTTTATCCCATACCATATGCTAAAATTACCAATCATAAGATGCGTCCTATAGGTCTAGGGACAAGCGGATATCACCATTTACTTGCACAAAAACGTCTTCATTGGGAGAGTGAACAACATCTTACCTTTATGGACAAAGTGTATGAGCAAATCAATTACTATGCTATCGAAGCCTCTAACCTACTTGCGCAAGAAAAAGGGACTTACAGCTTTTTCGAAGGTAGTGACTGGCACACAGGTGACTATTTCAAACTACGATCATACACAAGCGAGCAATGGAAAGAATTGTCTTCTAAGGTACATACCTCAGGTATGCGCAATGGCTACTTGCTTGCCATTGCCCCTACAAGCTCTACATCTATCATTGCCGGTACTACTGCGGGTACAGATCCTGTGATGAACCGCTATTTCCTGGAAGAGAAAAAAGGGAGTATTATACCACGAGTAGCCCCCCAACTCTCCGATGCCACATTCTGGCTCTACAAAACTGCACACCAGATCGACCAAGCTTGGGTAGTAGATGCAGCAGCAATACGCCAGCGCCATCTTGACCAAGCTCAGTCAGTCAATCTGTATATCACTCAGGATTTCACCTTTCGCAAGATACTTGACCTCTACCTCAGAGCATGGGAAAAGGGAGTCAAGACTCTTTACTACGTTAGGAGCCGTTCTCTTGAAGTAGAAGAATGTGAGACCTGTTCAGCTTAA
- a CDS encoding MBL fold metallo-hydrolase — MKINILVDNRSSHPEYKAEHGFALYIETRQHKVLYDTGQSFETLSHNALMMNVDLEDIDFIILSHAHYDHTGGLPGLLEINKKARVIMSKELPGHQYYSMRGNEKKDIGYPQILDTYSERFLFINKETNASGEYYLGDIVIFSPEGTKYLPPKGNKILFNDQDCTRQDTFGHELAIALIESERMAILSGCSHRGILNILAMSKTLLPHKSIAAVVGGFHLIDPNEHVEIESEDEINTIAEELAHLAPKAHFYPGHCTGAKALKLLQHSLRSRCTPLYAGKVIIE, encoded by the coding sequence ATGAAGATCAACATACTTGTCGATAACAGAAGCTCTCACCCTGAGTATAAGGCTGAGCATGGCTTTGCGTTATATATAGAAACACGCCAGCACAAGGTTCTTTATGACACAGGACAGTCATTCGAAACTCTTAGTCACAATGCACTGATGATGAATGTGGATCTTGAGGATATTGATTTCATCATACTGTCACATGCCCATTATGATCATACAGGAGGTTTACCAGGGCTTTTGGAGATTAACAAGAAAGCCCGTGTAATTATGAGCAAAGAATTACCCGGTCACCAATACTATTCCATGCGAGGGAATGAAAAGAAAGATATTGGCTACCCCCAAATATTAGACACTTATTCTGAAAGATTTCTTTTTATCAATAAAGAGACCAATGCATCCGGAGAATATTATTTGGGTGATATTGTGATTTTCAGTCCTGAAGGAACCAAGTACCTACCTCCCAAAGGAAACAAAATTCTTTTTAATGATCAGGATTGCACCCGACAAGATACATTCGGGCATGAACTGGCCATTGCTTTAATAGAGTCAGAGCGTATGGCAATATTAAGTGGTTGTTCGCATCGTGGTATACTCAATATTTTAGCTATGAGCAAAACATTACTCCCACACAAAAGCATTGCCGCTGTTGTAGGTGGATTTCATTTGATTGATCCGAATGAACATGTAGAAATCGAGTCGGAAGATGAGATTAACACGATAGCAGAAGAGCTGGCACACTTAGCACCCAAAGCTCATTTTTATCCGGGACATTGTACTGGAGCCAAAGCTCTAAAACTTTTGCAACATAGTCTTAGAAGCCGTTGTACACCACTATATGCCGGCAAAGTCATCATTGAATAG
- a CDS encoding FimB/Mfa2 family fimbrial subunit, translating into MKYTNLVGALLIIFITSRCTSDVDRYNTHPGSNSSPKTQKVITLKIHKPGITLRGMQADPMTLVKEYTLYFYDQSGNFCYQKSFKATSGKNIYDIDLDLKNGKYKLLVVGNSSEHVKAHALSHIDSLSIDYPCSIYKTISFEDNNTKKSKVASMLNKDGLIDITIDSEKSNIPVEVSLEPNICRVIVTGNPLVENGTIETHPFWFAINSMAKGSRLIKGKQMISKEASQVIYPETSLYTGSLSADKSALMEKISCYSGDNDKVLWLVVKEAQDPLIYNEIGVYVKETTIDKSAYLKGLCPHVIIRVKYLPNSLNFVSQEKSWVCFNDQYYTLADFRSVMSNKSNQSIALQRAIEKLSESNKLFTKSFDVGGIQYYHQGINYYIVYIEHYRNDDTGNVILGTVRNHEYQIQIERITKRGLPEFPNFSMKEMALEPIQSKGVKTGISLSESKIIKQKVSL; encoded by the coding sequence ATGAAATACACAAATTTAGTTGGTGCATTGTTGATTATATTTATTACCTCAAGATGCACCTCAGATGTAGATCGTTATAACACACATCCGGGATCAAATTCGTCGCCTAAAACTCAAAAAGTTATTACGCTGAAGATCCATAAACCAGGCATTACACTGCGGGGTATGCAAGCAGATCCGATGACATTGGTAAAAGAGTACACTCTTTATTTCTACGACCAATCCGGAAATTTTTGCTATCAAAAGTCGTTCAAAGCTACTTCCGGTAAAAATATCTATGATATAGATTTGGATTTGAAAAATGGGAAATATAAGCTTCTTGTAGTAGGGAATTCTTCCGAGCATGTAAAGGCTCATGCCTTGAGCCATATTGACAGTCTCTCTATAGATTATCCCTGCTCAATATATAAAACAATCAGCTTTGAGGATAACAATACAAAAAAGAGTAAAGTAGCAAGTATGCTCAATAAAGATGGGTTGATTGACATAACAATTGATAGTGAGAAGAGTAATATTCCTGTTGAGGTTTCATTAGAGCCCAATATCTGTCGCGTAATCGTCACTGGTAACCCGTTGGTTGAAAATGGTACCATTGAGACACATCCTTTTTGGTTCGCCATAAACAGTATGGCTAAAGGCTCAAGACTGATAAAAGGCAAACAGATGATATCCAAAGAGGCATCACAAGTGATCTATCCGGAAACTTCGCTTTATACCGGATCGCTTTCGGCAGATAAGAGTGCCTTGATGGAAAAAATCTCTTGTTATAGTGGCGATAATGACAAAGTCTTATGGTTGGTTGTCAAAGAGGCTCAAGATCCTCTTATATATAATGAAATAGGAGTATATGTAAAAGAAACAACTATAGATAAATCTGCATACCTAAAAGGATTGTGCCCTCATGTAATAATAAGAGTAAAATATCTCCCTAATAGTTTAAATTTTGTTAGTCAGGAAAAGAGCTGGGTGTGTTTCAATGATCAATATTATACATTGGCGGATTTTAGATCAGTGATGTCGAATAAATCAAATCAAAGTATTGCATTACAAAGAGCAATAGAAAAGCTATCAGAAAGCAATAAACTCTTTACCAAGAGCTTTGACGTGGGAGGAATACAATATTATCACCAAGGTATCAACTATTACATTGTATATATCGAACATTACAGAAATGACGATACCGGAAATGTGATCCTGGGAACAGTACGAAATCATGAATATCAGATACAAATAGAACGGATCACGAAAAGGGGATTACCTGAATTTCCTAATTTTAGTATGAAAGAGATGGCTTTGGAGCCGATACAATCAAAAGGAGTGAAAACTGGAATTTCCCTATCTGAGAGTAAAATAATAAAACAGAAAGTATCGTTGTAA
- the murG gene encoding undecaprenyldiphospho-muramoylpentapeptide beta-N-acetylglucosaminyltransferase — MLKKVIISGGGTGGHIFPAISIADAIRKRNPQAEILFVGAEGRMEMERVPQAGYEIKGLPIMGLNRKNIFKNFKVIKHYLLSLTFARDIIREFKPDIVIGVGGYASAPTLKGAQSLGIPTLLQEQNSYAGVTNKMLARRADKICVAYPDMEKFFKEDKIVLTGNPIRPQIEFLNVNRKDALIFFGLSPNTGKVVLVVGGSLGARTINESIADHLAEWADSGVALIWQTGKSYMHTAQELLAGYKGQVWCNDFISRMDYAYSLADLVISRAGACSISELCLLGKASILVPSPNVAEDHQTKNALALSSRQATIMISDKEAPSKLSAEALKTVQDDALLAQLQTEVSKLAYREAAERIVDEAEKILEVKANPPQKNA, encoded by the coding sequence ATGTTGAAGAAAGTAATAATTAGTGGAGGAGGTACAGGTGGACATATCTTCCCGGCTATCTCTATTGCCGATGCTATAAGAAAACGCAATCCACAAGCTGAAATTCTTTTTGTAGGGGCTGAAGGGCGTATGGAAATGGAGCGAGTGCCTCAGGCTGGCTATGAGATCAAGGGATTGCCTATTATGGGGCTCAATCGCAAAAATATTTTCAAAAACTTTAAGGTCATCAAGCATTATCTGCTAAGTCTTACATTTGCGCGGGATATAATCCGCGAATTCAAGCCGGATATTGTTATCGGAGTAGGTGGCTACGCTAGTGCTCCTACTCTCAAAGGAGCACAAAGCTTGGGTATTCCCACACTGCTTCAAGAACAGAATAGCTATGCAGGTGTCACTAATAAAATGCTTGCACGCCGGGCGGATAAGATTTGTGTGGCGTATCCCGATATGGAGAAGTTCTTCAAAGAAGATAAAATTGTTCTTACAGGTAACCCTATCAGACCGCAGATAGAATTTCTCAATGTAAACAGAAAAGATGCACTTATATTCTTTGGCTTATCGCCTAATACCGGCAAGGTTGTTCTCGTAGTAGGGGGGAGTTTGGGTGCCCGTACTATCAATGAGAGTATAGCCGATCATTTGGCTGAATGGGCCGATAGTGGGGTAGCTCTCATCTGGCAGACCGGTAAATCTTATATGCACACAGCTCAAGAGTTGCTAGCAGGCTATAAGGGGCAAGTTTGGTGCAATGATTTTATTAGCCGCATGGATTATGCCTATTCATTAGCTGACCTCGTTATATCACGTGCCGGAGCGTGTTCTATCTCAGAACTATGCCTTTTGGGAAAGGCTTCTATCCTTGTGCCTTCACCCAATGTGGCAGAAGATCATCAAACCAAGAACGCTCTGGCACTTTCTTCGCGTCAAGCTACCATTATGATTTCAGACAAAGAAGCTCCCTCGAAGCTTTCAGCAGAAGCTCTCAAAACTGTACAGGATGATGCTTTGCTTGCCCAGTTACAGACTGAAGTGTCCAAACTTGCTTATCGTGAAGCTGCCGAGCGTATTGTGGATGAAGCAGAGAAGATACTTGAAGTGAAAGCCAATCCTCCCCAAAAGAACGCGTGA
- a CDS encoding FtsW/RodA/SpoVE family cell cycle protein: MKGNILKGDKVLWIIYISLIIISFLEVFSASSTLAYQAKGGFMRPIMGHTIIIIASLACVFVISRLKKTFFRSILLALYPLALFLVILTLFKGSSVNSATRWISLGPISIQPSEVFKLALVITGATLLGGRIKTGSGGRNFITYWIACFIPIAVITMENLSTGIFLTLFVLIFSWIARAPRKPFLKLIGVFAGLGFLGTVLLLSLSSEQLAALHHRAPTWKSRVETMLGLENKHVKLTPEQKDSVKFAIDNDNFQAQHAKIAIANSKVVGVGPGQSLERDILPQAYSDFIYAIIIEETGILGMLLVPALYFWLLFRSSQIATRTENKYFKYILWGFGLMYPLQAMVNFSVVANLFLTGQTLPLISRGGTSFLMTSIAFGIMIGVSRIIDDEREAKELNIVKDNQYVEESNN; encoded by the coding sequence ATGAAAGGCAATATACTCAAGGGGGATAAAGTTCTTTGGATTATCTATATCTCTCTTATTATTATATCTTTTTTGGAAGTATTTAGTGCGTCCAGTACTTTGGCATATCAGGCTAAGGGTGGTTTTATGAGGCCGATTATGGGGCATACTATTATTATTATAGCTTCCTTGGCGTGTGTTTTTGTTATATCACGTCTCAAAAAGACTTTTTTTCGGAGTATTTTGCTGGCATTATATCCATTAGCTTTATTTTTGGTGATTCTAACCCTTTTCAAGGGTTCAAGCGTCAATAGTGCTACCCGCTGGATCAGCTTAGGGCCTATATCCATTCAGCCGTCTGAGGTTTTCAAGTTGGCTTTGGTCATTACAGGTGCTACATTATTGGGTGGGCGTATCAAGACAGGCTCCGGCGGGCGCAACTTTATTACTTACTGGATAGCTTGCTTTATCCCCATCGCTGTTATTACCATGGAAAATCTTTCTACAGGTATTTTTCTTACACTCTTCGTTCTTATCTTTTCATGGATTGCCAGAGCTCCGCGCAAACCATTTCTCAAACTCATTGGTGTATTTGCAGGATTGGGCTTTTTGGGTACTGTACTGCTGTTGTCATTGAGTTCGGAGCAGTTGGCAGCACTACATCACCGTGCACCCACATGGAAAAGCAGAGTGGAGACGATGTTGGGCTTGGAGAACAAACATGTAAAGCTCACTCCCGAACAGAAAGACTCTGTCAAATTTGCTATTGATAATGATAATTTCCAGGCTCAGCATGCCAAGATCGCTATTGCAAACAGTAAAGTTGTTGGTGTGGGGCCCGGACAGAGCTTGGAACGTGATATCCTCCCGCAGGCTTATTCGGATTTTATTTATGCCATTATCATTGAGGAGACCGGCATATTAGGGATGCTCCTGGTGCCTGCTTTGTATTTTTGGTTGCTATTCCGTTCCTCGCAAATAGCGACTCGTACAGAAAACAAGTATTTCAAATATATTCTTTGGGGCTTTGGGCTCATGTACCCTTTGCAAGCCATGGTCAATTTCTCTGTGGTTGCAAACCTATTTCTTACAGGACAAACACTTCCGCTAATCAGTCGAGGCGGAACATCATTTCTCATGACCAGTATAGCTTTTGGCATCATGATAGGTGTATCCCGCATTATTGATGATGAACGTGAAGCTAAAGAATTAAATATTGTAAAGGACAACCAGTATGTTGAAGAAAGTAATAATTAG